The following proteins are encoded in a genomic region of Dioscorea cayenensis subsp. rotundata cultivar TDr96_F1 chromosome 8, TDr96_F1_v2_PseudoChromosome.rev07_lg8_w22 25.fasta, whole genome shotgun sequence:
- the LOC120267111 gene encoding two-component response regulator ORR22, protein MTVEERKGGNMARELAQRDQFPVGMRVLAVDDDPTCLKMLEGLLRRCQYHVTITGQAVMALKLLRENKDKFDLVISDVHMPDMDGFKLLELVGLEMDLPVIMMSANGETSAVMKGITHGACDYLLKPVRLEELKNIWQHVVRRRKIDPKDHTGFDNADDCEKNSVANAESGQCAVSSGSSDRNGRINRKRKDQSEDDEDDLDENGNENEDPSSQKKPRVVWSVELHRKFVAAVNQLGIEKAVPKRILDLMNVERLTRENVASHLQKYRLYLKRLSAVASQQANMVAALGGRDPSYLPMGSLNGFGNYHALVGSGQLPGLTTFQPNGILNRPNYTTGFGLRNLAPSGMVQFSRTQSDVSSSLTDLGKIQCVNLPGNPHGNVLQGMPASLGLDQLQQHKVSQDANKCISGGFSGTGLPGVNSTNSFITVSNAPLLLQSQQQHAQSSAVSNQFSINVPSLSSDLFDTTVGSSHLCDISRCNDTWQDAVPLTRHPNNSSSVVAPFSNGGLTQNTMAENVTSMVSHMDGNHHDASSSGVTAVPLHDSLVGTDMQFQASTLGGNMMITSAGSLEDSKYLNFRSLSKPKQEYENQNLDHTHKLNLLAGSPLSSSLQNPSVISLPENQNLNNELCGAKTKMSMIDQTNPGALFFPQNRISKPAADVLLKEEYISDFSGLQGGFSTKDCILDDIVNAAMKPDRDDFALIDGTMRCEMFSLDACF, encoded by the exons ATGACAGTGGAGGAGAGGAAGGGAGGAAACATGGCGAGGGAATTAGCCCAGAGAGACCAGTTTCCTGTTGGAATGCGTGTCCTCGCCGTCGATGATGATCCCACTTGTTTGAAGATGCTGGAAGGCCTCCTCCGTAGATGCCAGTATCATG TGACTATAACTGGACAGGCGGTCATGGCTTTGAAGCTGTTGAGGGAGAACAAGGACAAGTTTGATCTGGTGATCAGTGATGTTCACATGCCAGACATGGATGGATTCAAGCTTTTGGAGCTTGTGGGACTAGAAATGGACCTCCCTGTTATTA TGATGTCTGCGAATGGTGAGACCTCGGCGGTGATGAAGGGGATAACGCATGGTGCTTGCGACTATCTGTTGAAGCCTGTTCGGTTAGAGGAGCTCAAGAACATATGGCAACATGTTGTTCGGAGGAGGAAAATTGATCCCAAAGATCACACTGGCTTTGATAATGCGGATGACTGTGAGAAGAACAGTGTTGCAAATGCTGAGAGTGGGCAGTGTGCTGTTTCCAGTGGATCATCTGATCGAAATGGAAGGATTAACAGAAAGAGGAAGGATCAgagtgaagatgatgaagatgatctTGATGAGAACGGTAATGAGAATGAAGATCCATCCTCCCAAAAAAAGCCGAGAGTTGTTTGGTCTGTGGAGCTTCACCGTAAATTTGTTGCTGCTGTTAATCAGCTGGGCATTGAAA AGGCTGTACCAAAGAGAATACTTGATTTGATGAATGTAGAAAGACTCACAAGAGAAAATGTTGCCAGCCATCTGCAG AAGTATAGGCTCTACCTGAAAAGACTCAGTGCTGTGGCAAGCCAACAAGCTAACATGGTTGCCGCTTTGGGAGGTAGAGACCCGTCTTATCTACCGATGGGTTCATTGAATGGATTTGGAAACTATCATGCACTTGTGGGGTCTGGCCAGCTACCTGGTCTTACCACTTTCCAACCAAATGGGATTCTGAACAGACCAAACTATACAACTGGATTTGGACTGCGGAACCTTGCTCCATCTGGGATGGTTCAATTTAGCCGTACTCAAAGCGATGTAAGCAGTTCCCTTACTGATCTTGGTAAGATCCAATGTGTTAATCTTCCAGGAAATCCACACGGGAATGTGCTTCAAGGGATGCCTGCATCTTTGGGATTAGACCAATTGCAGCAGCATAAGGTGTCACAGGATGCAAATAAATGTATTTCTGGTGGTTTTTCTGGTACTGGGCTGCCTGGTGTCAACTCCACCAACTCATTCATCACCGTATCTAATGCTCCGCTGTTATTACAATCTCAACAACAGCATGCTCAGTCCAGTGCAGTCAGTAATCAATTTTCTATAAATGTCCCTTCCTTGAGCTCAGACCTATTTGATACAACTGTTGGATCGTCACACTTGTGCGACATCAGTAGATGTAATGATACCTGGCAAGATGCTGTTCCATTAACCAGGCATCCGAATAATAGTTCGTCTGTGGTTGCTCCCTTCAGCAATGGTGGCTTAACTCAAAATACTATGGCAGAGAATGTTACCTCGATGGTGTCACATATGGATGGAAATCATCATGATGCATCTTCCAGCGGTGTTACTGCTGTACCTCTTCATGATTCGTTGGTCGGAACAGACATGCAATTCCAGGCAAGCACCCTTGGTGGTAACATGATGATTACTTCAGCTGGTTCTCTTGAAGACTCCAAGTACTTGAACTTCAGAAGTCTAAGCAAACCTAAGCAAGAATATGAGAATCAAAATCTGGACCACACCCACAAACTCAACCTCCTCGCTGGATCCCCCTTGAGCTCTTCATTGCAGAATCCTTCAGTTATCAGTCTTCCTgagaatcaaaatttaaataacgaACTTTGTGGCGCGAAGACGAAAATGAGTATGATTGATCAGACAAATCCTGGTGCTCTATTTTTCCCACAAAACAGGATTAGTAAGCCCGCTGCTGATGTACTGCTTAAAGAAGAGTATATTTCGGACTTTTCTGGGCTTCAAGGAGGGTTTAGCACGAAAGATTGCATATTGGATGATATAGTGAATGCTGCCATGAAACCG GATCGGGATGATTTTGCATTAATCGACGGTACCATGAGATGTGAAATGTTTTCTCTTGATGCTTGTTTCTGA